The proteins below are encoded in one region of Bacillota bacterium:
- a CDS encoding RraA family protein, whose protein sequence is MGSLGANEKHLNCPEAIRDRILSKACSGMFSDELDQMGLRNQVITGLVMNRNGKIYGKARTILIETKETRDENIAKGLGFFEKLRPGEILCVQGSSKFAYFGELMSRLAVRQKLGGVVIGGLTRDSAYTRDLEELVIFAEGYSPRDIKGRGSVKETDAAITIKGIPIHPGDYLFGDGDGLVVIPSIYHAEVEACVKNKIAEEERIIEAISQGLSVRKILELYREF, encoded by the coding sequence ATGGGCAGTTTGGGAGCAAACGAAAAACATCTGAATTGTCCAGAAGCGATCAGGGATCGTATTTTGAGCAAAGCCTGTTCGGGTATGTTCTCTGATGAGTTGGATCAGATGGGTTTGAGAAATCAAGTAATTACCGGGCTGGTCATGAACAGAAACGGAAAAATTTATGGTAAAGCCAGGACCATCCTGATAGAAACAAAAGAGACCCGGGATGAAAACATTGCAAAAGGGTTGGGGTTTTTTGAAAAACTGCGGCCCGGTGAAATCCTGTGTGTACAGGGTAGTTCAAAGTTTGCTTACTTCGGCGAGTTAATGTCGCGGCTTGCCGTCCGGCAGAAGCTGGGCGGGGTAGTCATTGGAGGGCTGACGCGCGACAGCGCCTACACCCGGGATTTAGAGGAACTGGTCATCTTTGCAGAGGGTTATTCTCCCCGGGATATCAAAGGGAGAGGCAGCGTTAAAGAAACCGATGCAGCAATCACCATTAAAGGAATACCAATTCACCCGGGGGATTACCTCTTCGGGGACGGCGACGGTCTTGTTGTGATACCCTCGATTTATCACGCAGAGGTGGAAGCCTGTGTTAAAAACAAAATCGCTGAAGAGGAAAGGATTATTGAGGCGATCAGCCAGGGGCTGAGCGTAAGGAAAATCCTTGAGCTCTATAGGGAGTTTTGA
- the rfbF gene encoding glucose-1-phosphate cytidylyltransferase, whose amino-acid sequence MIKMDWPCVILAGGLGTRLKEETEFKPKPMVKIGHQPILWHIMRIYSYFGFKNFIICLGYKGEVIREYFHHYNLHAGDAMVDLGTREVISLHDGDDRVDWKVILAETGRSTMTGGRIKEALKYVASENFLLTYGDGVGNIDIPRVIDVHNETNAVVTLTAVRPPSRFGKMSFAGNLVTEFREKSPLDDGWINGGFFVVNKKIAEYIKDAATVFEQGPLAALARERKLAVYYHEGFWQCMDTQREVELLNELWAGGNAPWAVWEQTKNI is encoded by the coding sequence ATGATTAAAATGGATTGGCCCTGCGTCATCCTGGCGGGTGGACTGGGTACGCGGCTCAAGGAAGAAACGGAGTTTAAGCCGAAGCCAATGGTGAAAATCGGGCACCAGCCGATATTATGGCATATCATGCGGATTTATTCCTACTTCGGATTCAAGAACTTTATCATCTGCTTGGGATACAAGGGGGAGGTAATCCGGGAGTATTTTCATCACTACAACCTGCACGCCGGAGATGCCATGGTGGATTTGGGCACGCGCGAGGTGATTTCTCTCCATGACGGCGATGATCGGGTTGACTGGAAAGTGATCCTGGCCGAGACAGGGCGCAGCACGATGACCGGCGGGAGGATTAAGGAGGCGCTGAAATATGTCGCGAGCGAAAATTTCCTTCTCACCTACGGTGACGGGGTCGGCAACATAGATATTCCCAGGGTAATCGATGTTCACAACGAAACCAACGCCGTTGTGACATTAACTGCCGTTAGGCCTCCAAGCAGATTTGGGAAAATGTCTTTCGCGGGTAACCTGGTAACGGAATTCAGGGAGAAATCACCCCTCGATGATGGGTGGATCAACGGCGGGTTTTTCGTTGTGAATAAAAAAATAGCAGAGTATATAAAAGACGCTGCTACTGTTTTTGAGCAAGGGCCTCTTGCCGCGCTGGCGAGGGAGCGCAAGCTTGCGGTGTATTACCATGAAGGATTCTGGCAGTGCATGGATACCCAGCGCGAGGTAGAGCTCTTGAACGAATTGTGGGCCGGGGGGAATGCTCCATGGGCAGTTTGGGAGCAAACGAAAAACATCTGA
- the rfbH gene encoding lipopolysaccharide biosynthesis protein RfbH → MGSCESKEQALNKEFFLDQEERIRAEIRQRVAELYRCRKAREQFIPGVTPVAYGGRIYDEKDMQALVESALDFWLTAGRFSEKFERELANKFGMRHCLLVNSGSSANLLAFMALTSPKWGERRILPGDEVVTAAAGFPTTVTPIIQYGAIPVFVDVELGTYAPSPDDIERAISPKTKAIVLAHTLGNPFDLDAVIDIVKKYNLWLIEDNCDASGSTYRGKLTGTFGDAATFSFYPSHHLTMGEGGALLTDDSKLASIVRSLRDWGRDCWCRPGRDNSCGRRFEMQQGELPFGYDHKYIYSHLGYNLKATDMQAAVGCSQLEKLDHFTEARRTNWAFFRNFFKTQEDFFVLPEPTPNSDPSWFGFMLLVKENAPFSRNQITSFLESRKVQTRLLFGGNLLRQPAFSGIKYRKIGGLPNTDAVMLRGFWIGVYPGIDRAKREYIAEILGEFLEAARQGRVLEA, encoded by the coding sequence ATGGGCAGCTGCGAATCTAAGGAACAGGCATTAAACAAAGAATTTTTCTTAGATCAAGAGGAAAGGATTCGAGCCGAAATCAGGCAAAGGGTTGCGGAACTGTATCGGTGCCGTAAGGCCCGTGAACAATTTATCCCCGGCGTCACCCCCGTAGCTTACGGCGGGCGCATCTATGATGAAAAGGACATGCAGGCTCTGGTTGAATCTGCCCTGGATTTCTGGTTGACGGCAGGGCGCTTTTCAGAAAAGTTTGAGAGGGAATTAGCAAATAAATTTGGCATGAGGCATTGTTTGCTGGTGAATTCTGGGTCGAGCGCCAATCTCCTCGCCTTTATGGCGCTGACCAGCCCGAAGTGGGGGGAGAGAAGGATTCTGCCGGGCGACGAGGTGGTTACTGCTGCGGCAGGGTTTCCCACTACTGTCACGCCGATCATCCAGTACGGCGCGATTCCTGTTTTCGTTGATGTTGAATTGGGAACTTACGCGCCCTCGCCTGATGACATAGAGAGAGCGATTTCGCCGAAAACCAAGGCGATTGTGCTGGCACACACCCTTGGCAATCCTTTTGACCTGGACGCAGTTATTGACATAGTCAAAAAATATAATTTATGGCTCATCGAAGACAACTGTGATGCCAGCGGCTCCACTTACAGGGGCAAGTTGACCGGGACCTTTGGTGATGCGGCCACCTTTAGCTTTTATCCTTCTCATCACCTCACGATGGGGGAAGGGGGCGCGCTGCTCACTGATGACTCCAAGCTGGCATCGATAGTGAGAAGTTTGCGGGATTGGGGCCGCGATTGCTGGTGTCGCCCCGGCAGGGATAATTCCTGCGGCAGGCGCTTTGAAATGCAGCAGGGGGAACTGCCCTTTGGCTACGACCACAAATATATCTATAGCCACTTGGGCTACAACCTGAAAGCAACCGATATGCAGGCGGCGGTAGGCTGTTCCCAACTGGAAAAGCTCGATCATTTTACAGAAGCCAGACGCACCAACTGGGCCTTTTTCAGGAATTTCTTCAAAACGCAGGAAGATTTTTTTGTCCTGCCGGAGCCTACTCCCAACAGCGATCCAAGCTGGTTTGGGTTTATGTTGCTGGTTAAAGAAAATGCGCCATTCAGCCGCAATCAGATTACAAGTTTCCTGGAATCCCGGAAAGTCCAAACGCGTTTGCTATTTGGCGGTAACCTGCTGAGGCAGCCTGCATTTTCCGGGATCAAATACCGGAAAATCGGAGGCCTGCCGAATACAGATGCTGTCATGCTGAGAGGCTTCTGGATAGGAGTGTACCCTGGCATAGACCGGGCAAAAAGAGAGTACATTGCCGAAATTCTTGGGGAATTTCTTGAAGCAGCCAGACAGGGAAGGGTGCTGGAAGCCTGA
- a CDS encoding glycosyltransferase has protein sequence MKLCSILCLAWNMLPYTQECVESLFRYTCYPFELIIVDNGSTDHVTGEYLKNLEPDTPYLRRYKVTINPENLGTTKGGNQLLREAAGDYLAIISNDMIFVENWLEDIIGYMEENPDISSVSPAWLSGDLDTFSERAEHYKQLHGIAQPGYMGGMFVMTRECFNKVGYFDEQFEKAGWEDRDYELRLLLNGCKPVILHKVVLYHYGMVTRKHFDGKYEAENACKFAKKYGLL, from the coding sequence GTGAAACTCTGCAGCATTCTTTGCCTGGCCTGGAACATGCTGCCCTATACGCAGGAGTGTGTGGAATCCCTGTTTCGGTACACGTGCTATCCTTTTGAGCTAATCATCGTAGATAACGGTTCAACAGATCATGTGACCGGAGAATATCTCAAGAATTTAGAGCCCGATACACCCTATCTTAGAAGATACAAAGTTACCATAAACCCCGAAAACTTGGGGACCACTAAAGGGGGAAACCAGTTGCTGCGGGAGGCCGCCGGTGATTACCTTGCCATTATTAGCAACGACATGATCTTTGTAGAAAACTGGCTGGAGGACATCATTGGATACATGGAGGAGAATCCGGACATAAGCTCGGTTTCTCCTGCCTGGTTGAGCGGAGATCTGGACACTTTTTCCGAACGGGCCGAGCATTATAAACAGCTTCACGGAATAGCCCAGCCGGGGTATATGGGGGGCATGTTCGTCATGACCAGGGAGTGTTTTAATAAAGTAGGCTACTTTGACGAGCAGTTTGAGAAAGCCGGCTGGGAAGACAGGGATTATGAGCTGCGCCTGTTGCTGAACGGTTGCAAGCCGGTGATCCTGCATAAAGTGGTTTTATACCACTACGGAATGGTCACCAGAAAACATTTCGATGGCAAATATGAGGCAGAAAACGCCTGCAAGTTTGCAAAAAAATACGGATTACTCTAA
- a CDS encoding glycosyltransferase family 10 yields the protein MINTNRYNSHPLELYGERLKAIRWFEENHPDDFRLYGRGWAYEEYPSYRGEVAFKKDVLKKAKFSICYENARDIPGYITEKIFDCFIYGCVPIYLGAPNVTEHIPAATFIDKRNFKSYPELSKYLRDMPPQEYIGYLEAIKSFLESEKSYPFSVEYFIDLMANKILNVD from the coding sequence ATGATCAACACCAACAGGTATAATTCCCATCCCCTGGAATTGTACGGTGAAAGACTTAAGGCGATTCGCTGGTTTGAAGAGAATCACCCGGATGACTTCCGGTTATACGGCCGGGGCTGGGCCTACGAGGAATACCCTTCGTACCGGGGAGAGGTGGCTTTTAAAAAAGATGTCCTGAAAAAAGCTAAGTTTAGCATTTGCTACGAGAACGCGAGGGATATTCCCGGTTATATCACGGAAAAAATTTTTGATTGCTTCATCTACGGTTGTGTTCCCATTTACTTGGGTGCACCGAATGTAACGGAGCATATTCCCGCCGCCACATTTATTGATAAAAGGAACTTTAAAAGTTATCCGGAGTTATCTAAATATCTCAGGGATATGCCTCCTCAGGAATACATAGGTTACCTGGAAGCCATCAAAAGTTTTCTGGAGAGCGAAAAAAGTTATCCTTTTAGTGTCGAGTACTTCATCGATTTGATGGCAAACAAGATCCTGAATGTTGATTGA
- a CDS encoding glycosyltransferase family 2 protein, translating to MESLPQVSAMYVVKNEEEYLPFSISSIYDAVQEIVVVDNGSTDKTVEILKGFSKVRLFFSDATSFSELRNLALSKITGNWILILDADEVFYKDLKTRLPELTKDETVDGYIVWFYHLMRSYYYMQNRCERDPIYRRVGIVRNVPGLHYEGAVHEKLVGVGSRILDSGLHYVHYGYTRPPAEILAKWKYYDRLAGRPADHCDRLNPHDLLKDRPLWPFRREHPEAIRQYVEEKAALLASQGNKLYRKPPEEPDEEE from the coding sequence TTGGAGAGCTTACCGCAAGTAAGTGCCATGTATGTAGTAAAAAACGAGGAGGAGTACCTGCCTTTTTCCATCAGTTCCATTTACGATGCCGTCCAGGAGATCGTTGTTGTGGACAACGGTTCAACCGATAAAACAGTCGAAATTCTAAAGGGTTTCAGCAAGGTTCGTTTGTTCTTTTCTGATGCGACAAGTTTTAGCGAACTGCGCAATCTAGCTCTTTCCAAAATAACCGGCAACTGGATCTTAATTTTGGATGCCGATGAGGTTTTTTACAAGGATCTTAAAACCAGGCTGCCCGAACTTACCAAAGACGAGACTGTGGATGGGTATATTGTATGGTTTTACCACCTGATGAGGAGTTATTATTACATGCAAAATCGCTGCGAGCGCGATCCCATCTACAGGCGGGTTGGGATTGTGCGTAATGTTCCGGGTTTGCATTATGAGGGGGCGGTTCACGAAAAACTGGTGGGAGTCGGATCCAGGATACTCGATTCCGGCCTTCATTATGTGCACTACGGCTACACCAGGCCCCCAGCAGAAATTTTGGCAAAGTGGAAATATTATGACAGGCTGGCCGGAAGACCTGCTGACCATTGCGATCGTTTAAATCCGCATGATCTCCTCAAGGATCGCCCCCTCTGGCCTTTTCGTAGAGAGCACCCTGAGGCGATCCGGCAATATGTTGAAGAAAAGGCTGCACTTCTTGCCTCGCAGGGAAATAAGCTTTATCGGAAACCTCCTGAAGAACCTGATGAAGAGGAGTAA
- a CDS encoding glycosyltransferase, producing MKIKLRGPVEDATGYAKVTREIALALHRLGVDVCLQPVAWGATRADLPLKTKKLLESFTAGKNTGCCLLNIGIPPFFIRDGCPTIGLTMLEVDGISRSWASFCNRMDEVWVPSQFNKLTFAKSGVDERKIKVMPLGVDINRFTPSGPKLPFPEARPLSFKFLSVFEWVPRKGPDILLKAFLQEFSAQDDVCLILKCHSNGTDYDPDGKAIKEAIQKATSQYWRDASKAPAIILLSRTLPDVQMPALYRAADCFVLPTRGEGWNIPALEALVSGLPVITTDWSAHLDWLNEDNAFLIDVEALEPVPCFGTPNDFVYGGFRWARPSLVHLRHLMRWVYEHREAARLKALKARKAIELSLSWEASAKRMIERLQELTILSRPKISAPTAEIGEARKNLKEMHAMRGEPETDLSLQVGMVIPSWNAPCGIAAYTRSLCQALKKLGCDVKILGSHLSRLHLEDLGGASIIHFQYEYSLYNNDDMKSFYREVVDRGIYPLLTLHSYTDQAQAHNLLLQQLFPKIIVHAEHTRDILKSRGWRQEIRVIPMGVPEVALNGQKEIKKELGIGVGPAVGFFGFMHWHKGIIFLVQAVKKLSIFYPGAQCYIFSSVNNTGVSEQFYKYFLDQIRVLGLADVVKLKLGFLPEEKLVHYLSAMDINVLPYTDCGFNSTSAAVRLLIAARRPVITSEIPFFGDLTDQVVKISEVTPEAIFDALVWLLDQPAVQQEMVERLDRYAHENTWEASALQHYLLYQELLTQKKEALTT from the coding sequence ATGAAGATTAAGCTCAGGGGGCCTGTAGAAGATGCAACAGGTTATGCAAAGGTAACGCGGGAAATAGCTCTGGCTTTACACCGTCTCGGAGTGGATGTATGCTTGCAGCCGGTAGCCTGGGGAGCAACAAGAGCCGACTTACCGTTGAAAACGAAAAAACTGCTTGAGAGTTTTACCGCCGGTAAAAATACCGGCTGCTGCCTGTTAAATATCGGAATACCACCCTTTTTTATTAGAGATGGGTGCCCAACAATTGGACTAACGATGCTGGAGGTTGACGGAATCTCACGATCCTGGGCCAGCTTCTGTAACAGGATGGATGAAGTCTGGGTACCCTCCCAGTTTAACAAGCTGACCTTTGCAAAGAGTGGTGTTGATGAGCGGAAGATTAAGGTGATGCCTTTGGGAGTAGATATCAACCGCTTTACTCCTTCCGGACCGAAACTGCCTTTTCCGGAGGCAAGGCCTTTGAGTTTTAAATTTCTTTCCGTATTTGAGTGGGTCCCCCGCAAGGGCCCGGATATTCTCCTTAAAGCGTTTTTGCAAGAGTTCAGTGCTCAGGATGATGTATGCCTGATCTTAAAGTGCCATTCTAATGGGACCGACTACGACCCTGACGGAAAAGCAATCAAAGAGGCAATCCAAAAGGCTACCAGCCAGTACTGGAGGGATGCTAGCAAGGCTCCGGCAATAATCTTGCTTTCCCGGACGCTGCCGGATGTCCAGATGCCTGCTCTCTACCGGGCAGCCGATTGTTTTGTCCTGCCGACCCGCGGCGAGGGGTGGAACATCCCGGCACTGGAAGCCCTGGTCTCTGGTTTACCGGTGATCACCACCGACTGGTCCGCTCATTTAGACTGGCTTAATGAGGATAATGCCTTTTTAATTGATGTTGAAGCTTTAGAGCCAGTTCCCTGTTTTGGCACACCCAATGATTTTGTTTACGGAGGCTTCCGCTGGGCGCGCCCCAGCCTGGTGCACCTGCGCCACCTGATGCGCTGGGTTTACGAGCATAGAGAGGCTGCTCGACTCAAGGCCCTGAAAGCAAGAAAAGCTATTGAATTGAGTTTAAGCTGGGAGGCCAGCGCGAAAAGAATGATTGAACGGCTTCAGGAATTAACAATCCTCTCCCGCCCCAAAATTTCTGCGCCGACTGCGGAGATCGGGGAGGCAAGGAAAAATCTGAAAGAAATGCATGCCATGAGAGGAGAACCTGAAACAGACCTGTCTCTCCAGGTTGGGATGGTAATACCGAGCTGGAACGCTCCCTGCGGCATTGCCGCGTATACCAGATCTCTTTGTCAGGCTTTAAAGAAATTAGGTTGTGATGTGAAAATTCTGGGCAGCCACCTGTCTCGGCTTCATTTAGAGGATTTAGGCGGGGCGTCCATCATTCACTTTCAGTACGAATACAGCCTTTACAACAATGATGACATGAAATCTTTCTATCGAGAGGTAGTTGACCGGGGAATTTACCCGCTGCTTACTCTCCATTCTTATACCGATCAAGCGCAGGCACATAACCTGCTCCTGCAGCAGCTTTTTCCTAAAATTATCGTTCATGCCGAGCACACCCGGGACATCTTAAAAAGCAGAGGCTGGCGGCAGGAAATCCGGGTGATCCCCATGGGAGTGCCGGAGGTCGCCCTGAACGGACAGAAGGAAATCAAAAAAGAATTGGGTATTGGCGTAGGGCCCGCGGTAGGATTTTTCGGTTTTATGCACTGGCATAAGGGGATTATCTTCCTGGTCCAGGCTGTCAAGAAGTTAAGCATCTTCTACCCGGGCGCACAGTGCTATATCTTTTCGAGTGTAAACAACACAGGGGTTTCAGAGCAATTTTACAAGTATTTTTTAGACCAGATCAGGGTCCTTGGATTAGCAGATGTTGTAAAACTCAAGTTGGGTTTTCTGCCTGAAGAGAAATTGGTGCACTACCTCAGCGCCATGGATATCAACGTTTTGCCTTATACTGACTGCGGTTTCAACAGCACCTCGGCTGCCGTCCGGCTCTTGATCGCGGCGCGCAGGCCGGTCATTACGTCGGAAATACCGTTTTTTGGCGATCTCACCGATCAGGTGGTAAAGATTTCTGAAGTGACACCGGAGGCAATTTTCGACGCCCTGGTATGGCTGCTGGATCAACCGGCAGTCCAGCAGGAGATGGTAGAGCGGCTGGACCGCTACGCCCACGAGAACACCTGGGAGGCAAGTGCTTTACAGCATTATCTTCTCTACCAGGAGTTGCTAACGCAGAAGAAAGAAGCCCTAACTACCTAA
- a CDS encoding glycosyltransferase, which yields MRVKVTASYIVKNEEEYLPFSIKSICDVVDEIVVVDNGSTDRTVEIAKSFPKARIYYSGAQDFSVLRNLTIKYATGDWILVMCADEVFYSDINAVLPELVKDYTVDAYTCWYYHLMRSYYYMQNSSDRDPLYSRIFLFRKTPATFYVRPVHQYLTGVGPNVKDSGLHYVHYGYVKDPGLILERWKLYAQLEGTPGIFDHLDPDHLLDDRPLYPFTREHPEVIREYVEAKAEAMAKKGSKLFKKPAVLKDFEEEMP from the coding sequence ATGCGTGTGAAGGTTACTGCAAGCTATATTGTAAAAAATGAGGAGGAATACCTGCCCTTTTCAATTAAATCCATCTGCGACGTGGTAGATGAGATCGTTGTGGTAGACAACGGATCCACAGACAGAACAGTGGAAATAGCAAAAAGCTTTCCTAAAGCCAGAATTTACTACTCGGGCGCGCAAGACTTTTCGGTCCTGCGCAATCTGACGATTAAATATGCCACAGGTGATTGGATTTTAGTCATGTGCGCCGACGAGGTCTTCTACAGCGATATTAACGCGGTCCTGCCCGAGCTGGTGAAAGATTACACAGTTGATGCTTACACCTGCTGGTATTATCACTTGATGCGCAGCTACTATTACATGCAGAACAGCTCGGACCGGGATCCTCTCTACAGCCGTATTTTTCTGTTTCGAAAAACCCCTGCCACTTTCTACGTCCGGCCTGTACACCAGTACTTGACCGGCGTCGGACCCAACGTCAAGGATTCGGGCCTGCACTATGTACACTACGGTTATGTAAAGGATCCAGGGTTAATTCTTGAAAGGTGGAAGTTATACGCCCAGTTAGAAGGGACACCCGGTATTTTCGATCATTTGGATCCAGACCACTTACTGGATGATCGACCTCTTTACCCCTTTACTCGAGAGCATCCGGAAGTGATCAGGGAGTACGTTGAGGCAAAGGCTGAGGCAATGGCCAAAAAAGGATCTAAACTTTTTAAGAAACCTGCCGTACTGAAAGATTTCGAGGAGGAGATGCCATGA
- a CDS encoding glycosyltransferase family 4 protein, translated as MKIAVIARCLPGQGRGGAGFQAHNLANRLVARGHRVVVFSCGAKPVGAFYEHVSIPLPRIRHAGSTEAFLFPVYVAEQDYSSFDVIHAHDDNHFLVDPPAPLVRTFYGSALWESLAASDPVDRMQKLALYPLEWLGGLRASSAVAVSEHVRSCFPFIDLVIPCGVDLDVFYPGEEKTPDPTILFVGMLEGRERGRFLQEIFEKEVRPVLPRAQLWLVCGTEFSLPGVKAFSYVTEQRLAEMYRQAWVFCLPSTYEGFGASYLEAMASGTPVVATPNPGALEVLEEGRYGLLVSDESLGLALAALLRDQGRRQFFARLGLKRCRIYAWEQVVSAYEELFEKIYRAS; from the coding sequence ATGAAAATCGCCGTCATCGCGCGCTGCTTACCAGGCCAGGGCAGGGGGGGAGCAGGTTTTCAGGCGCATAACCTGGCCAATCGACTGGTGGCGCGGGGACACCGGGTTGTTGTTTTTTCCTGCGGTGCGAAACCAGTGGGTGCTTTTTACGAACACGTCAGCATTCCTCTCCCCCGTATCCGCCATGCCGGTTCCACAGAAGCCTTTTTGTTTCCTGTTTACGTGGCGGAGCAGGATTACTCCTCATTTGATGTCATTCACGCACACGACGACAACCATTTTCTCGTCGATCCGCCGGCTCCTTTGGTTCGCACTTTTTACGGCAGCGCGCTTTGGGAGTCCCTGGCCGCCTCCGATCCTGTAGACCGCATGCAAAAGCTGGCTCTTTACCCGTTGGAATGGTTGGGAGGGTTGAGGGCCTCCAGTGCTGTAGCAGTTTCTGAGCACGTCAGGTCCTGCTTTCCTTTTATCGATCTCGTTATCCCGTGCGGTGTCGATTTAGACGTTTTCTACCCCGGGGAAGAAAAAACCCCCGATCCGACGATCCTCTTTGTAGGGATGCTGGAAGGCCGGGAACGCGGGCGCTTCCTGCAGGAAATTTTCGAAAAAGAGGTGCGGCCTGTGCTCCCCAGGGCGCAGCTCTGGCTGGTCTGCGGGACAGAGTTTTCCTTGCCCGGAGTCAAAGCTTTCTCGTATGTAACTGAGCAGCGCCTGGCTGAAATGTACCGGCAGGCCTGGGTTTTTTGTCTCCCCAGTACTTACGAAGGTTTTGGCGCTTCGTATCTTGAGGCGATGGCCTCAGGAACTCCGGTTGTTGCGACACCAAACCCAGGCGCACTGGAAGTTTTGGAAGAGGGACGGTACGGCCTGCTGGTTTCGGATGAAAGCCTCGGCCTCGCCCTGGCGGCTCTTTTACGGGATCAGGGGCGCCGGCAATTTTTCGCCCGGTTGGGCCTTAAGCGCTGCCGGATTTACGCCTGGGAGCAGGTTGTTTCCGCTTATGAAGAACTTTTCGAAAAGATTTATCGGGCAAGTTGA